A genomic region of Anas acuta chromosome 1, bAnaAcu1.1, whole genome shotgun sequence contains the following coding sequences:
- the ZIC2 gene encoding LOW QUALITY PROTEIN: zinc finger protein ZIC 2 (The sequence of the model RefSeq protein was modified relative to this genomic sequence to represent the inferred CDS: inserted 1 base in 1 codon) has protein sequence MLLDAGPQFPALGVGSFARHHHHHHSAAEMQERELSLAAQNGFVDSAAAHMGAFKLNAGAHDLSPGQSSAFTSQAPAYPAAALGPHAAHVGSYSGAPFNSPRDFLFRSRGFGESAAAGGQHGIFGPAAGSLHHPHTDAQSHLLFPGIHEQHGPHASQNVLNGQMRLGLPGEVFARSDQYRQVSSPRTDPYSAAQLHNQYGPMNMNMGMNMAAHHHHHPGAFFRYMRQQCIKQELICKWIDPEQLNNPKKSCNKTFSTMHELVTHVSVEHVGGPEQSNHVCYWEECPXEGKPFKAKYKLVNHIRVHTGEKPFPCPFPGCGKVFARSENLKIHKRTHTGEKPFQCEFEGCDRRFANSSDRKKHMHVHTSDKPYLCKMCDKSYTHPSSLRKHMKVHESSPQGSESSPAASSGYESSTPPGLVSPSAEPQSSTNLSPAAAAAAAAAAAAAAAVSAVHRGGGGGGGGSGGGGSGGGGHSGLSSNFNEWYV, from the exons ATGCTGCTGGACGCCGGCCCGCAGTTCCCGGCCCTCGGCGTGGGCTCGTTCGCCcggcaccaccaccaccaccactcgGCCGCCGAGATGCAGGAGCGGGAGCTGAGCCTGGCGGCGCAGAACGGCTTCGTGGACTCGGCGGCGGCGCACATGGGAGCCTTCAAGCTCAACGCCGGCGCCCACGACCTGTCCCCCGGGCAGAGCTCGGCGTTCACGTCGCAGGCTCCCGCTTACCCCGCCGCGGCCCTGGGGCCCCACGCCGCCCACGTCGGGTCGTACTCCGGGGCTCCCTTCAACTCCCCCCGGGACTTCTTGTTTCGCAGCCGGGGCTTCGGGGAGTCGGCGGCGGCCGGCGGGCAGCACGGCATCTTCGGGCCGGCGGCCGGCAGCCTGCACCACCCGCACACGGACGCTCAGAGCCACCTCCTGTTCCCCGGCATCCACGAGCAGCACGGCCCCCACGCCTCGCAGAACGTCCTCAACGGGCAGATGCGGCTCGGCTTGCCCGGGGAGGTGTTCGCCCGCTCGGATCAGTACCGGCAGGTCTCCAGCCCCAGGACTGACCCCTACTCGGCGGCTCAGCTGCACAACCAGTACGGCCCCATGAATATGAACATGGGCATGAACATGGcagcccaccaccaccaccaccccggTGCCTTTTTCCGCTACATGCGGCAGCAGTGCATCAAGCAAGAGCTGATCTGCAAGTGGATCGACCCCGAGcagctgaacaaccccaaaaaAAGTTGCAATAAAACTTTCAGCACCATGCACGAGTTGGTCACCCACGTCTCGGTGGAGCACGTTGGGGGCCCCGAGCAGAGCAACCACGTCTGCTACTGGGAGGAGTGTC GCGAAGGCAAGCCCTTCAAAGCGAAATACAAACTGGTCAATCACATCCGAGTGCACACGGGAGAGaagcccttcccctgccccttccccggCTGCGGGAAAGTTTTCGCCAGGTCGGAAAACCTCAAAATTCACAAAAGGACGCACACAG GGGAGAAGCCCTTCCAGTGCGAGTTCGAGGGCTGCGACCGGCGCTTCGCCAACAGCAGCGACAGGAAGAAGCACATGCACGTCCACACGTCGGACAAGCCCTACCTGTGCAAGATGTGCGACAAGTCCTACAcccaccccagctccctgcGCAAGCACATGAAG GTGCACGAGTCGTCCCCGCAAGGCTCCGAGTCCTCGCCGGCCGCCAGCTCCGGCTACGAGTCCTCCACGCCCCCGGGGCTGGTGTCCCCCAGCGCCGAGCCGCAGAGCTCCACCAACCTctccccggcggcggcggcggcggcggcggcggcggcggcggcggctgcggccgTGTCCGCCGTGCaccggggcggcggcggcggaggaggaggcagcggcGGCGGAGGCAGCGGCGGCGGAGGCCACAGCGGCCTCTCGTCCAACTTCAACGAGTGGTACGTCTGA